Proteins encoded by one window of Streptacidiphilus sp. PB12-B1b:
- the aroB gene encoding 3-dehydroquinate synthase: MTHSQDITTIAVGGSAGTDPYQVLVGRNLLGELSGLIGIGARRVAVIHPEALSATGEAIRDDLAAQGYQAFALQVPNAEEAKSAEVAAYCWSVLAQTGFTRTDAIVGVGGGATTDLAGFVAASWLRGVRWIAMPTTVLGMVDAAVGGKTGINIAEGKNLVGAFHPPAGVLADLATLDTLPRNDYISGLAEVIKTGFIADPAILDLIESDPQDATSPEGAHATELIVRSIKVKAEVVSGDLKESGRREILNYGHTLAHAIERNERYKWRHGAAVSVGMVFAAELGRLAGRLDDATADRHRAVLASVGLPLGYRADAWPKLLETMRLDKKSRADMLRFIVLDGLAKPTVLEAPDPSLLVAAYAEVGK; this comes from the coding sequence ATGACGCACAGTCAGGACATCACCACGATCGCCGTCGGCGGCTCGGCCGGGACCGACCCGTACCAGGTGCTGGTCGGCCGCAACCTGCTGGGCGAGCTGTCCGGCCTGATCGGCATCGGCGCGCGCCGGGTCGCGGTGATCCACCCCGAGGCGCTGTCGGCGACCGGCGAGGCCATCCGCGACGACCTGGCCGCGCAGGGCTACCAGGCGTTCGCGCTGCAGGTGCCCAACGCGGAGGAGGCCAAGAGCGCCGAGGTGGCCGCGTACTGCTGGTCGGTGCTGGCGCAGACCGGCTTCACCCGCACCGACGCCATCGTCGGCGTCGGCGGCGGCGCCACCACCGACCTGGCCGGTTTCGTCGCGGCCAGCTGGCTGCGCGGGGTGCGCTGGATCGCCATGCCGACCACGGTGCTGGGCATGGTGGACGCGGCCGTGGGCGGCAAGACCGGCATCAACATCGCCGAGGGCAAGAACCTGGTGGGCGCGTTCCACCCGCCGGCCGGGGTGCTGGCGGACCTCGCCACGCTGGACACGCTGCCGCGCAACGACTACATCAGCGGCCTGGCCGAGGTCATCAAGACCGGTTTCATCGCCGACCCGGCGATCCTGGACCTGATCGAGTCCGACCCGCAGGACGCCACCAGCCCCGAGGGCGCGCACGCCACCGAGCTGATCGTCCGCTCGATCAAGGTCAAGGCCGAGGTGGTCTCCGGCGACCTGAAGGAGTCCGGCCGCCGGGAGATCCTCAACTACGGCCACACGCTGGCGCACGCCATCGAGCGCAACGAGCGCTACAAGTGGCGGCACGGCGCGGCGGTCAGCGTCGGCATGGTCTTCGCCGCCGAACTCGGGCGCCTGGCCGGGCGGTTGGACGATGCCACGGCCGACCGCCACCGCGCGGTGCTGGCCTCGGTCGGCCTGCCGCTGGGCTACCGGGCGGACGCCTGGCCGAAGTTGCTGGAGACCATGCGGCTGGACAAGAAGTCCCGCGCCGACATGCTGCGCTTCATCGTGCTGGACGGCCTCGCCAAGCCGACCGTGCTGGAGGCCCCGGACCCCTCGCTGCTGGTCGCCGCCTATGCGGAGGTCGGGAAGTGA
- the aroQ gene encoding type II 3-dehydroquinate dehydratase — MTQHQKVLVLNGPNLGRLGSREPDVYGSTSYAGLVQRCTSLGEELGLAVDVRETNDEGEMIRWLHEAADGRLPVVINPGAFTHYSYAMRDAASQRTAPLIEVHISNPHAREEFRHTSVISAVASGTIAGFGIGSYELALRALADA, encoded by the coding sequence GTGACGCAGCATCAGAAGGTGCTGGTGCTCAACGGCCCCAACCTGGGCAGGCTGGGCAGCCGCGAGCCGGACGTCTACGGTTCGACCTCGTACGCCGGGCTGGTGCAGCGCTGCACCAGCCTCGGCGAGGAGCTGGGCCTCGCGGTGGACGTCCGCGAGACCAACGACGAGGGCGAGATGATCCGCTGGCTGCACGAGGCGGCCGACGGAAGGCTGCCGGTGGTGATCAACCCCGGCGCGTTCACCCACTACTCGTACGCCATGCGGGACGCGGCCTCGCAGCGCACCGCGCCGCTGATCGAGGTGCACATCTCCAACCCGCACGCGCGCGAGGAGTTCCGGCACACCTCGGTGATCTCGGCGGTGGCCTCCGGCACCATCGCGGGTTTCGGCATCGGCTCCTACGAGCTGGCCCTGCGCGCCCTCGCCGACGCCTGA
- a CDS encoding AAA family ATPase yields MSDGQYPSLPAAPDGPPRATLRLRAVPESAARRQDGPPPEAGQPAGRHPAPPVPTGHFRLPAPDAAAPGPTAVLLIGPAGAGKTSVARYWADHRAEPTAHISLDDVREWVRSGFADPQAGWNDQCEAQYRLARRTCGFAARNHLANGISCVIDDAVFPDRPAVGLGGWKRHVGPGLLPVVLLPGLDVVLARNAERSGNRRLSDETVALIHGRMAGWYGSGLPIIDNSRLDVPATAAALDGVLAHHRGGW; encoded by the coding sequence GTGAGCGACGGCCAGTACCCGTCCCTGCCCGCCGCACCGGACGGGCCGCCGCGGGCGACGCTGCGGCTGCGCGCGGTGCCCGAGAGCGCCGCCCGCCGCCAGGACGGGCCGCCGCCGGAGGCCGGGCAGCCCGCAGGCCGCCACCCCGCGCCGCCGGTGCCGACCGGGCACTTCCGGCTGCCCGCCCCGGACGCGGCCGCGCCGGGGCCGACCGCGGTGCTGCTGATCGGCCCGGCCGGGGCGGGCAAGACCTCGGTGGCTCGCTACTGGGCCGACCACCGGGCCGAGCCCACCGCGCACATCAGCCTGGACGACGTCCGCGAGTGGGTCCGCTCCGGCTTCGCGGACCCGCAGGCGGGCTGGAACGACCAGTGCGAGGCGCAGTACCGGCTGGCCCGGCGCACCTGCGGCTTCGCCGCCCGCAACCACCTGGCCAACGGCATCTCCTGCGTGATCGACGACGCCGTCTTCCCCGACCGCCCGGCCGTCGGCCTCGGCGGCTGGAAGCGCCACGTCGGCCCCGGCCTGCTGCCGGTGGTGCTGCTGCCGGGGCTGGACGTGGTGCTCGCCCGCAACGCCGAGCGCAGCGGCAACCGCCGGCTCAGCGACGAGACGGTCGCGCTGATCCACGGCCGGATGGCGGGCTGGTACGGCTCGGGGCTGCCCATCATCGACAACTCCCGGCTGGACGTCCCGGCCACCGCCGCCGCCCTGGACGGGGTGCTGGCGCACCACCGCGGCGGCTGGTAG